Proteins from one Plodia interpunctella isolate USDA-ARS_2022_Savannah chromosome 3, ilPloInte3.2, whole genome shotgun sequence genomic window:
- the Tob gene encoding protein Tob1 encodes MHIEVQVALNFVISYLYNKLPRRRVNIFGEELEKALKDKFRGHWYPDRPCRGSAFRCLKTGGPLDPVLERAARESGVPVRDVLEHLPRDLAVWVDPGEVSYRIGEKGAVKVLFSSDERAADERTDREVTRAFNPEAQCFRPVEPAAAPSPPAPAAFSPAPPFRAQPLTFTTATFAQTKFGSTKLKTSSKRANRMSPTEFSNYIKQRAVQQQLAARALSPAADPAAYFVARRDPAPSSAPPYPPAPAHLLLAN; translated from the exons ATGCATATTGAAGTGCAAGTCGCCCTCAACTTTGTGATATCCTACCTTTACAACAAACTGCCGAGGCGAAGGGTCAACATCTTCGGGGAGGAGTTGGAAAAGGCGCTTAAGGACAAGTTCCGGGGTCACTGGTACCCGGACCGGCCCTGCCGAGGGTCGGCATTCCGGTGCCTGAAGACTGGAGGCCCCCTGGACCCCGTGCTAGAGAGGGCCGCGAGGGAATCGGGAGTACCCGTCAGGGATGTACTGGAACACCTGCCTAGGGACCTGGCCGTGTGGGTCGATCCAG gcGAAGTGTCATACCGCATTGGAGAGAAGGGAGCAGTGAAGGTCCTATTCAGCAGTGATGAGAGGGCTGCGGACGAGAGGACTGATAGAGAG GTGACCCGCGCCTTCAACCCCGAGGCGCAGTGCTTCAGGCCCGTGGAGCCCGCAGCCGCGCCGTCCCCGCCCGCGCCGGCAGCCTTCTCCCCCGCCCCGCCCTTCCGCGCCCAGCCGCTCACCTTCACCACGGCCACCTTCGCGCAGACTAAGTTTGGCAGCACCAAGCTCAAGACCAGCAGCAAGCGTGCCAACCGCATGTCTCCCACAGAGTTCAGCAACTACATCAAGCAGCGCGCGGTGCAGCAGCAGCTGGCAGCGCGCGCCCTGTCGCCGGCCGCCGATCCCGCTGCCTACTTCGTGGCGCGGCGCGACCCTGCCCCCTCCTCCGCACCGCCGTACCCGCCTGCGCCCGCGCATCTCCTGCTCGCCAACTGA